A window of the Gorilla gorilla gorilla isolate KB3781 chromosome 8, NHGRI_mGorGor1-v2.1_pri, whole genome shotgun sequence genome harbors these coding sequences:
- the BAMBI gene encoding BMP and activin membrane-bound inhibitor homolog: MDRHSSYIFIWLQLELCAMAVLLTKGEIRCYCDAAHCVATGYMCKSELSACFSRLLDPQNSNSPLTHGCLDSLASTTDICQAKQARNHSGTTMPTLECCHEDMCNYRGLHDVLSPPRGEASGQGNRYQHDGSRNLITKVQELTSSKELWFRAAVIAVPIAGGLILVLLIMLALRMLRSENKRLQDQRQQMLSRLHYSFHGHHSKKGQVAKLDLECMVPVSGHENCCLTCDKMRQADLSNDKILSLVHWGMYSGHGKLEFV, from the exons ATGGATCGCCACTCCAGCTACATCTTCATCTGGCTGCAGCTGGAGCTCTGCGCCATGGCCGTGCTGCTCACCAAAG GTGAAATTCGATGCTACTGTGATGCTGCCCACTGTGTAGCCACTGGTTATATGTGTAAATCTGAGCTCAGCGCCTGCTTCTCTAGACTTCTTGATCCTCAGAACTCAAATTCCCCACTCACCCATGGCTGCCTGGACTCTCTTGCAAGCACGACAGACATCTGCCAAGCCAAACAGGCCCGAAACCACTctggcaccaccatgcccacattGGAATGCTGTCATGAAGACATGTGCAATTACAGAGGGCTGCACGATGTTCTCTCTCCTCCCAGGGGTGAGGCCTCAG GACAAGGAAACAGGTATCAGCATGATGGTAGCAGAAACCTTATCACCAAGGTGCAGGAGCTGACTTCTTCCAAAGAGTTGTGGTTCCGGGCAGCGGTCATTGCCGTGCCCATTGCTGGAGGGCTGATTTTAGTGTTGCTTATTATGTTGGCCCTCAGGATGCTTCGAAGTGAAAATAAGAGGCTGCAGGATCAGCGGCAACAGATGCTCTCCCGTTTGCACTACAGCTTTCACGGACACCATTCCAAAAAGGGGCAGGTTGCAAAGTTAGACTTGGAATGCATGGTGCCGGTCAGTGGGCACGAGAACTGCTGTCTGACCTGTGATAAAATGAGACAAGCAGACCTCAGCAACGATAAGATCCTCTCGCTTGTTCACTGGGGCATGTACAGTGGGCACGGGAAGCTGGAATTCGTATGA